The following proteins are encoded in a genomic region of Lytechinus variegatus isolate NC3 chromosome 7, Lvar_3.0, whole genome shotgun sequence:
- the LOC121418254 gene encoding LOW QUALITY PROTEIN: nucleolar and spindle-associated protein 1-like (The sequence of the model RefSeq protein was modified relative to this genomic sequence to represent the inferred CDS: deleted 1 base in 1 codon): MSNLYELEVLAGMKRSELQKLAKQHGIKANMKTDGLIKALAAVVDSNLEASNKVSSEEDTTCKSSASSTEDQSEVEASEEKPKSGRGRGRKQRRGRKAIKESPEKDLKKDVIAGGDNDTLSSATESDNQASSVTEDEKASPVAKKSKAKSKGRGRGRRGKQTKEEVLEQKMDLVVAPSAAAVTSSPAVSGRRSRSLQRTPLVSEPTLPTPPNSGSSRKVKRAIRRTTHTPQPAVIPAQTTPSSCTPKPAPSSNKRSSRTTPLTATPKTTPATIKTPAEAKTRGSTGKRSASGSAGSKAKKVRRGTFDKSPAKVAVEAPKSNSSLKDEIMAEIDRKVQMHVAKSKSSIPTRVQATKKTPGKKNWSKTHHGALDKMESIDAYLERKQKRAEALSATKKHRIPAVAKPVLKPKGFDFASPKPGNKPKNFSFASPKPTKTSMPTNPKSAKTVSFKVSKLKTPKKVTLPSSVAAPAVEKRKATPGVRKSISALTPGSVSRRSVGGMTPGNERKSFGGTKTPSRKSVGGLNAGDSRKSLGATKTPSRKSVGGALTPFGKTAMATSATKPKNMFDLKASLSKPLSYKPHTGKLKPFAESKINSANVRAPPSNVATAKTMMKKPPLKGRDARRAGNIKHRTQKRNDSFMANRGITGC; encoded by the exons atgtcGAACTTATATGAATTAGAAGTGTTAGCAGGGATGAAGCGGTCGGAGTTACAAAAATTGGCAAAACAGCATGGCATCAAAGCTAATATGAAG ACTGATGGCTTGATCAAGGCCCTGGCAGCAGTGGTAGACTCAAACTTAGAAGCAAGCAATAAAGTGTCATCTGAAGAAGACACTACATGTAAATCCTCAGCCTCATCCACTGAAGACCAG TCTGAAGTTGAAGCTTCTGAGGAGAAACCAAAAAGCGGCCGGGGAAGGGGAAGGAAGCAGAGGAGAGGACGAAAGGCTATCAAGGAATCACCAGAGAAAGATCTTAAGAAAGATGTGATTGCCGGTGGTGACAATGATACACTATCATCTGCTACAGAATCAGATAATCAG GCATCGAGTGTTACAGAGGATGAGAAGGCATCCCCAGTTGCCAAGAAGTCGAAAGCAAAGTCGAAAGGGAGAGGAAGAGGCAGACGAGGGAAGCAGACCAAGGAGGAAGTTTTAGAACAGAAAATGGACCTAGTG gTTGCtccatcagcagcagcagtgaCATCCTCTCCAGCAGTCTCAGGGAGACGATCTAGAAGCCTACAAAGAACACCTCTCGTCAGTGAACCAACATTACCAACACCACCAAACTCTGGCTCCAG CAGGAAAGTCAAGAGAGCAATCAGACGCACCACGCACACTCCTCAACCAGCAGTCATCCCTGCTCAAACAACTCCATCTTCATGTACCCCTAAGCCTGCACCGTCTTCCAACAAAAGGTCATCAAGAACAACCCCGCTCACCGCCACTCCCAAGACCACACCAGCAACCATCAAGACCCCTGCTGAAGCCAAGACCAGAGGGTCAACGGGGAAGAGATCAGCCAGTGGGTCAGCAGGGAGCAAAGCTAAGAAGGTACGAAGAGGAACATTTGATAAGTCACCGGCTAAGGTTGCCGTCGAAGCACCCAAGAGCAACAGTTCGCTGAAGGATGAAATCATGGCTGAGATCGATAGGAAGGTCCAGATGCACGTTGCCA AATCTAAGAGTAGTATCCCGACCAGAGTGCAAGCAACGAAGAAGACGCCGGGCAAGAAAAACTGGTCCAAGACTCATCATGGAGCTCTGGACAAGATGGAATCCATTGATGCCTACCTAGAGAGGAAACAA AAGAGAGCAGAAGCTTTATCTGCCACCAAGAAGCACAGG ATCCCAGCTGTTGCTAAGCCTGTCCTGAAACCAAAAGGCTTTGACTTTGCCTCCCCTAAGCCAGGTAACAAGCCCAAGAACTTCAGCTTTGCATCTCCCAAGCCCACAAAGACAAGCATGCCCACCAATCCCAAGTCGGCTAAGACAGTCTCCTTCAAGGTTTCCAAGCTTAAAACCCCAAAGAAGGTTACCCTGCCCAGTTCCGTGGCTGCTCCCGCCGTCGAGAAGCGCAAGGCTACTCCTGGTGTCCGCAAGTCAATATCCGCACTGACTCCTGGATCAGTGTCAAGGAGATCAGTTGGAGGGATGACTCCGGGTAATGAGAGGAAGTCTTTTGGAGGTACCAAGACACCCTCAAGGAAATCAGTAGGAGGATTGAATGCAGGAGATAGCAGGAAATCACTGGGGGCTACAAAGACCCCGTCCAGGAAATCAGTTGGTG GTGCTTTGACTCCGTTTGGCAAGACAGCGATGGCCACATCAGCAACCAAACCCAAGAACATGTTTGACCTCAAAGCATCTCTGTCCAAGCCTCTTTCATACAAACCCCACACAG GAAAGCTGAAACCGTTTGCCGAGAGCAAAATCAACAGCGCCAACGTCAGGGCTCCTCCCTCCAATGTAGCGACAGCGAAGACGATGATGAAGAAACCCCCGTTGAAGGGGCGCGATGCGAGGAGGGCGGGTAACATCAAACATCGTACTCAGAAGAGAAACGATAGCTTCATGGCTAACAGGGGTATCACCGGATGCTAG